Genomic window (Oryza sativa Japonica Group chromosome 3, ASM3414082v1):
CGTTGTTGGTATGCACTTGGTGTAAGGAAAAGGTCACTGATTCTCAATCAATGAAGCTTCAATTTCTGTCAATTTGTTCAACCATTTGGAAGAAGTCATGATTATTATATTTGCCTGCAATTTATGCTCAATGCTCCTAAACTAACTAAAAGACAGTAAGGCGTATGGGTTGCTAAACACCAAACAAAGAAATTAGCACGTCGGTTTGAAAATCGTGTTTACTTGTTCGGGAATCCTTTATCTTTGATTTGTGAAATCCTTGGGTTTAAACATTACTTCGGGAATtcttattcttttttctttcaaaagagTAGCAACATACCCTTTTTTCTTATTTCCTTCGATAAAGCATTTCCCTCTTCTATAGAAATCGAATATGAGCGATTGATTCTGATAGACTTTTAATCAAAAGAGTTTTCCCATATCTTCCAAAATTGGACAAATGCTCATCCTTCCATAGAAAATCCGAAGGTTCAATTATGTTATTTAAATCTTGTTGTTTGCCTACAATACTCTACTCGCACATATTCAGACAAGCTATGTTGAGTGAAACAAATTTACATATAGAATTATAGATGCACTATATATTTATCAGCTGCTCAGATGCGGCGAAGTGAAGCCAGTCTCCTCTCCAGGTCGTCAACTTCAGCAGAGGATTCAGGCTCCACGTTATTTCTGGGGGGAGCGGCATTTCTGCAGGCACAACATGCGCATCAGGAAAACTAGAACAGATAGAAAGGTGCAGAACAGAGCCCAAATTCATTTGCTCGGTTGATGACTGAAAAAGAAACATTATACCGTGCTTGGTTGCTCTCAGCTTTCCTGTTGCTCGCCGCAATACGACCTTTAGGAGCTGAAGACAGCTGTATTTTCATGAAGGATTGGAGTCAGCATTTAGAATTATGAGGTACTTGTATGATGCCTAACAACTAACATGATGGCATATTGAGGAATAAATTTACCTGAGAAGCCACATCAACACCAATCTCATCAAGAACCTGCATAGGGGGGAACAGAAGGAAATATCATATGAGCGAATGGAAAAATCATGAAGCACAATTTCTGGCCATATATTCAGAAAAATCCTTATCAACTGATATGTACAGCGCAATACTTTACCTGGTTAGTAAGTTCTTCTGTTTCCTCTTCTGCCTCGTCCTTATCAAGTGTTTCATCTATAGCATCGGACATCATTTCAAGCTGCATGTAAAAATAGGATTTATCTTTCTTTTCTCCGGAGTAGCCGAGACAAGTGGTACTAAGTTGGCGCATGGATGGTGGCAGCTAGAGCACATCATTTGTGTTTTAACATTTGGAGGAACAGTCACAGATCTGCTATTGCACGAATAAAAATCTAGgcaatctttcgaaagattaaCTGCTCATGATCATATATTATTAGTTAGCCCTTTGAGCAGGTTGGCATTATTCTACATAAAATTAAAAGGTGTCACTCATCACATAGATTGTTAATAGGTTGTATTGcattaaaatagttaataatcGTATGATGTCTTGTCCAACATAACTATATCTGAGAACAGTACAGATCGTTTGAAGCCTACAATAATTGCATTGGCTATTATGAATCATCTCCACAAAACAAGTTTGTTCATACAACATTTAATGATTCTCTGTATTGTGCTAAGTTGTATGTCTGCCCTGATCTTGTCTATGTTTATTAGTGCAAAGCAACTAATTAAGCAAAAAGATTCAAGTGGTAACATGGCGGAACATTCCCACTTTATACTGTAACAAACCCAGCATGCCCTAAATGTTCTTACCGTCATGTCCAACTGATTTGATTGTTTCTGGAATTCTCTCATAACCTTGATCTGTTTTGTTGGTTCCATTTGCTGGAAAAATAAACAGTATAACGTGTCACCAAAAAGGTTCACAAGAAAAATGACTATAGATTAGATAACATGTTTAACAACAGCCAACCATAGCTGTCTTTCATCAGACCTTATTCATTGCTGCCATTGCTTTGCTTGCACCTTTCATTCCTGCAGATATTGAAGTGCCTGCGTACATTGCCTGAATAAAAGAGACAAGTTTTGATCATAAATGACTAAATGTGTTTTGCCAACAGCCAGAACATGCAGTTGCATAAAACAAATTGAAAACTAGACATGCCTGTGTATGAGTAGCAACTCCACGTATTTGTGCCCGCGTGCCTTGCAAATTGACAATTTGTTGCCTAAGCCTCACAAGTTGCCGAGCTAGGATTTTGGTCGCAGCCTAGAGTGATCCAGATCATTTATTATAGGATATCAGGAAGAACCAGAATGGACTTTAGGGGTCTCC
Coding sequences:
- the LOC4333538 gene encoding vacuolar protein sorting-associated protein 2 homolog 2, which gives rise to MNIFKKKVDPKEALRTSKREMSVATRGVEREIGSLQMEEKKLVAEIKKTAKTGNEAATKILARQLVRLRQQIVNLQGTRAQIRGVATHTQAMYAGTSISAGMKGASKAMAAMNKQMEPTKQIKVMREFQKQSNQLDMTLEMMSDAIDETLDKDEAEEETEELTNQVLDEIGVDVASQLSSAPKGRIAASNRKAESNQARNAAPPRNNVEPESSAEVDDLERRLASLRRI